The following coding sequences are from one Humulus lupulus chromosome X, drHumLupu1.1, whole genome shotgun sequence window:
- the LOC133807053 gene encoding probable calcium-binding protein CML44 translates to MSPLTTNDLKRIFQKLDMNGDDQVSLEELSWLLERIGVQFSQTELESFVGKPSLNLDEFLFFYESISKHSGNNEDEYNEKDQDEVEVEVEEIIIDIVKVFKVFDQNDDRFISCEELQRVLIRLGLMVENSDRDCKSMINAFDANFDGKLDFEEFKSMMLHTSS, encoded by the coding sequence ATGTCTCCCTTAACCACCAACGACTTAAAGAGGATCTTCCAAAAGCTCGACATGAATGGCGATGACCAAGTTAGCCTTGAGGAGTTGAGCTGGCTTCTCGAGAGGATTGGTGTTCAGTTTAGCCAGACAGAGCTTGAGTCCTTTGTTGGAAAACCAAGCCTCAACTTGGACGAGTTCTTGTTCTTCTACGAATCCATATCAAAGCATAGTGGCAATAATGAAGACGAATATAATGAAAAAGATCAAGATGAGGTTGAGGTTGAGGTTGAGGAGATCATTATTGACATTGTTAAGGTGTTCAAGGTGTTCGATCAAAACGACGACAGATTCATCTCTTGTGAGGAGCTTCAAAGAGTACTAATAAGATTAGGTTTGATGGTAGAGAACAGTGACAGAGATTGCAAGTCTATGATTAATGCCTTCGACGCCAATTTCGACGGCAAGCTTGATTTTGAAGAGTTCAAAAGCATGATGTTGCATACCAGTTCTTAA